The Panicum hallii strain FIL2 chromosome 9, PHallii_v3.1, whole genome shotgun sequence genome has a window encoding:
- the LOC112872998 gene encoding uncharacterized protein LOC112872998, with product MTRNSSTPIGSVTLPFTFGAKENYHTEYVKFEVANFESSYHAILRRLALAKFMVVPHYVYLLLKMLDKIGVLTFHGDLKKLYDCDSEAIKYALTAGAPDTSAEVFAPAQQLPQSEMVIQTKKSSQSTLKPTSDVGMKAIQL from the coding sequence ATGACACGGAACTCGTCCACACCAATCGGCTCGGTGACGCTGCCGTTCACCTTCGGGGCAAAGGAGAACTACCACACCGAGTAtgtcaagttcgaggtggctaacttcgaGTCATCCTACCACGCCATCCTTAGAAGACTTGctctagccaaattcatggtcgTGCCCCATTACGTCTACCTGCTCCTAAAGATGCTGGACAAGATAGGGGTACTCACTTTTcatggtgacttgaagaagttgtaCGATTGCGACTCGGAGGCAATCAAGTATGCCTTGACTGCTGGCGCGCCAGATACTTCAGCTGAAGTCTTCGCACCCGCACAACAGCTCCCCCAATCAGAGATGGTGATTCAAACAAAGAAGTCGAGCCAGTCCACGTTGAAGCCGACCAGCGACGTTGGCATGAAGGCCATCCAACTGTAG